From the genome of Pseudoxanthomonas sp.:
CACGAAGTCTCCCTGCAATCGGCGCGGAACATCGTCGATGCGCTGGACACCGCGCGCTTCGAACCGGTGCTGATCGGCATCGACAAGCAGGGCCAGTGGCACCTGAGCGATCCGCGGGCCTGGCTGCTCAACCGCGACGATCCCAAGCGCATCGCCCTGCAGCCGTCAGGCCAGGCGCTCGCCCTGCTGCCCGGCCAGGCGCGCCAGCAGCTGCGCCCGGTGGACCCTGCCCTGGCGCTGGAACAGATCGACGTGGTGTTCCCGATCGTGCACGGCACGATGGGCGAAGACGGCTCGCTGCAGGGCCTGCTGCGCATGGCCAACCTGCCGTTCGTGGGCTCGGGTGTGCTGGGCTCTGCCGTGGCGATGGACAAGGACGTGGCCAAGCGCCTGCTGCGCGATGCCGGACTGCAGGTGGCGCCATTCGCCTGCCTGACCCGTCGCAGTGCCGAACACACCGGCTTCGACGAGCTGGTCGCGCGCCTGGGCCTGCCATTGTTCGTCAAGCCGGCCAACCAGGGCTCGTCGGTGGGCGTGAGCCGGGTCACCGACGCCGCCGGGTTTGCCGACGCGCTGGCGCAGGCCTTCCTGTACGACCACAAGGTGCTGGTGGAATCGGCCATCGACGGGCGCGAGAT
Proteins encoded in this window:
- the ddlA gene encoding D-alanine--D-alanine ligase; protein product: MGKTRVGIIFGGRSAEHEVSLQSARNIVDALDTARFEPVLIGIDKQGQWHLSDPRAWLLNRDDPKRIALQPSGQALALLPGQARQQLRPVDPALALEQIDVVFPIVHGTMGEDGSLQGLLRMANLPFVGSGVLGSAVAMDKDVAKRLLRDAGLQVAPFACLTRRSAEHTGFDELVARLGLPLFVKPANQGSSVGVSRVTDAAGFADALAQAFLYDHKVLVESAIDGREIECAVLGNDQPQASVCGEVVVHDAFYAYDTKYISEDGAQVVVPADIDGDTQVRIQQVALRAYQALDCAGLARVDVFLTPGGEIVVNEINTLPGFTRISMYPKLWQASGLGYRELVTRLIELALERHAADAALHSSVALPG